Proteins encoded within one genomic window of Vulgatibacter sp.:
- a CDS encoding outer membrane beta-barrel domain-containing protein, giving the protein MRTLASMAASLLLFGASPALAQGLGLDLSGDAPENSTETEAAQAPAQPPPASAEELARQQAGRPDDGVERAVTQDDRVKAVQRKHFLKRNRLEVVPSFAISLNDAFYSKVGGGIAANWHFADSLALSLHYEKFGIAQTDNVRIAKRELKSLLLSSKLDWTAGADMVWTPIYGKLAWGNTIVAYDLFLLSGVGVAWSQTSGSPVDDGAHPAVDIGIGQRFAMFDFMAFEFWVKQLLYADRPQDRQISEIQKVLTLNVGLSFWLPGSFTYENP; this is encoded by the coding sequence GTGAGAACGCTCGCCTCGATGGCAGCTTCGCTGCTGCTTTTCGGCGCGTCGCCTGCCCTGGCACAGGGACTCGGTCTCGACCTCTCCGGCGACGCGCCGGAGAACTCCACCGAGACCGAGGCAGCCCAGGCGCCAGCGCAGCCGCCCCCCGCCTCCGCCGAGGAGCTCGCCCGGCAGCAGGCCGGCCGCCCCGATGACGGCGTCGAGCGCGCCGTGACCCAGGACGACCGGGTCAAGGCCGTGCAGCGCAAGCACTTCCTCAAGCGCAACCGGCTCGAGGTGGTCCCGTCCTTCGCGATCTCGCTCAACGACGCCTTCTATTCGAAGGTCGGTGGCGGCATCGCCGCCAACTGGCACTTCGCCGATTCGCTGGCGCTCTCCCTCCACTACGAGAAATTCGGCATCGCGCAGACCGACAACGTGCGCATCGCCAAGCGGGAGCTGAAGTCGCTGCTCCTCTCCTCGAAGCTGGACTGGACCGCAGGCGCCGACATGGTGTGGACGCCCATCTACGGCAAGCTCGCCTGGGGCAACACCATCGTCGCCTACGACCTCTTCCTGCTCTCCGGCGTCGGTGTCGCCTGGTCGCAGACCTCCGGCTCGCCGGTGGACGACGGCGCCCACCCCGCGGTGGACATCGGCATCGGCCAGCGCTTCGCCATGTTCGACTTCATGGCGTTTGAGTTCTGGGTGAAGCAGCTGCTCTACGCAGACCGCCCGCAGGACCGCCAGATCTCCGAGATCCAGAAGGTGCTCACGCTCAACGTGGGCCTCTCCTTCTGGCTGCCGGGCTCCTTCACCTACGAGAACCCGTGA
- the cglC gene encoding adventurous gliding motility lipoprotein CglC, whose translation MGLFALACSLGFFLTAGSCVETDVGAPCNLAQNATYVGKNDPNCPSKEEANVEEHRSCFEFSPSREDLAAGGDKEYVSFGAAECDNLTCVRSKGEPVPETDEAPNGTCSGECITDQDCSSEDGKFVCRELFLDQAFLTQLRENLTEEEYARYFGRIQNTKFCARAE comes from the coding sequence GTGGGCCTTTTCGCCCTGGCCTGCTCCCTCGGCTTCTTCCTCACCGCCGGCTCCTGCGTGGAGACCGACGTCGGTGCGCCCTGCAACCTCGCGCAGAACGCGACATACGTCGGGAAGAACGACCCGAACTGTCCGAGCAAAGAAGAGGCGAACGTCGAGGAGCACCGCTCGTGCTTCGAGTTCTCGCCGTCGCGCGAAGATCTCGCTGCGGGCGGCGACAAGGAGTACGTCTCCTTCGGCGCCGCCGAATGCGACAACCTCACCTGCGTCCGCTCCAAGGGAGAGCCCGTGCCTGAAACGGACGAGGCGCCCAACGGGACCTGCTCCGGCGAGTGCATCACCGACCAGGACTGCTCTTCGGAAGATGGCAAATTCGTCTGCCGCGAGCTCTTCCTCGACCAGGCGTTCCTCACGCAGCTGCGCGAGAACCTCACCGAGGAGGAGTACGCCCGCTACTTCGGCCGCATCCAGAACACCAAGTTCTGCGCCCGCGCCGAGTAG
- a CDS encoding outer membrane beta-barrel domain-containing protein, with translation MIRNRSIAPLLAAALLALPAAAAAQEADRDAQAEARADEAAAKEVKEEANLDLDERIKPVSGRMFAKDGRHELTPTVGLSLNDGFFSKYTFGLRYAYHFGEEWSAGLNAAYALSSPSGAVTRCDSSGQNCEVPTKDDLARTPGDMGLIGSVDLSWAPLYGKISVLAEKVLHFDTYGVVGAGFVESKMAPPDGSTVESTIAPALHLGVGQRYFVSRNATLRFEIRDVLYQTEVFGRSGELEKDLQNQLLFTIGLSWFLGDGPES, from the coding sequence GTGATTCGCAACCGAAGCATCGCTCCGCTCCTCGCCGCCGCGCTCCTCGCTCTTCCAGCAGCAGCCGCTGCACAGGAAGCCGACCGCGACGCACAGGCCGAGGCCCGTGCAGACGAGGCCGCCGCCAAAGAGGTGAAGGAAGAGGCCAACCTCGACCTCGACGAACGCATCAAGCCGGTCTCCGGCAGGATGTTCGCCAAGGACGGCAGACACGAGCTGACGCCGACCGTCGGGCTCTCGCTCAACGACGGCTTCTTCTCGAAGTACACGTTCGGCCTGCGTTACGCCTACCACTTCGGCGAGGAGTGGTCGGCGGGCTTGAACGCCGCCTACGCGCTCTCCTCGCCGTCGGGCGCCGTGACCCGCTGTGATTCGAGCGGCCAGAATTGCGAGGTCCCCACCAAGGACGATCTCGCGAGGACCCCCGGCGACATGGGGCTGATCGGCAGCGTCGATCTGAGCTGGGCGCCGCTCTACGGCAAGATCTCGGTGCTCGCCGAGAAGGTGCTCCACTTCGACACCTACGGCGTCGTCGGTGCCGGCTTCGTCGAGTCGAAGATGGCGCCGCCGGACGGCAGCACCGTCGAGTCGACGATCGCCCCGGCGCTCCACCTCGGCGTGGGCCAGCGCTACTTCGTCTCCCGCAATGCCACGCTGCGGTTCGAGATCCGCGACGTGCTCTACCAGACCGAAGTCTTCGGGCGGTCCGGCGAGTTGGAGAAGGATCTGCAGAACCAGCTCCTCTTCACCATCGGCCTTTCCTGGTTTCTCGGCGACGGCCCGGAGTCCTGA
- a CDS encoding TIGR02266 family protein, giving the protein MSDNSQDRRRVARIPIALRLEYRRMEAFFAEYTKNLSRGGTFVKTPRPLPVGTRFSFLLGVPGREEPFSLQGEVVWTKATPPDAGMGVRFLWVDEPARQAFEAAVEGMMRETLGPEAAARFLAGEGYERDE; this is encoded by the coding sequence ATGAGCGACAACTCGCAGGATCGGCGCAGGGTTGCCCGCATTCCGATCGCGCTGCGGCTCGAATACCGGAGGATGGAGGCGTTCTTCGCCGAATACACGAAGAACCTCTCCCGCGGCGGCACCTTCGTGAAGACGCCGCGTCCACTGCCGGTCGGGACCCGCTTCTCCTTCCTCCTCGGCGTGCCCGGGCGGGAAGAGCCATTTTCGCTGCAGGGAGAGGTGGTCTGGACGAAGGCCACCCCGCCGGACGCGGGCATGGGCGTTCGCTTCCTCTGGGTGGACGAGCCTGCGCGGCAGGCCTTCGAGGCGGCGGTCGAGGGGATGATGCGCGAGACACTCGGGCCCGAGGCTGCCGCCCGCTTCCTCGCCGGCGAAGGATACGAGCGAGACGAGTAG